A window of Bacillus sp. E(2018) contains these coding sequences:
- a CDS encoding HNH endonuclease, translated as MNQGKKTMLLVSSDIHGEVRHTDGASLIKTGLRP; from the coding sequence TTGAATCAGGGGAAAAAGACTATGCTGTTGGTTTCAAGTGATATACACGGAGAAGTAAGGCATACTGATGGCGCGTCATTAATTAAAACAGGGCTTAGGCCATAG
- a CDS encoding PD-(D/E)XK nuclease family protein: MQTTFKRLYDLVKYSTTNPFEDYLTELVAPIFKNKKILTSFIHKFIHKDFNEIDKIRVSTQKTYNKLLNHETDSRPDLVITFENKKGKHLIFLENKLGSGEGQFQLKRYYDHLQIHQSKGYFTYLLYVTEKYDPKEEDKYAALGTQFHQIQWYQIYDWLQFFEEDLYIEEVMRYMEVNELNKSRKFSPVDINALQNLYKLQSMLDDTLGGKLKHSFELLFGRPMQWINRAKQLRDYNRYVLFSDQSDWKFVGCGFWFTDDEYPDITVFLEVSANCRNKDKLIKAIENFCLEYPNWTFEGPEDEKDEFIVYVDHSLLNFLSEPDHIESVQNYIIERLEELHTLKAKFPELKWEARG, encoded by the coding sequence ATGCAGACAACATTTAAAAGACTTTATGATTTAGTGAAATATTCCACCACCAATCCATTTGAAGACTATTTAACGGAGTTAGTTGCGCCTATTTTTAAAAATAAAAAGATATTAACCAGTTTTATTCATAAATTCATACATAAGGATTTTAACGAAATAGATAAAATTAGAGTTTCTACTCAAAAGACGTATAACAAATTGCTTAATCATGAAACCGATAGTAGGCCAGACCTAGTAATTACTTTTGAGAATAAGAAAGGTAAGCATTTAATTTTTTTGGAGAACAAATTAGGTAGTGGAGAAGGTCAATTTCAGTTAAAACGTTATTATGACCATCTACAAATACATCAATCAAAAGGTTATTTTACATATTTGCTATATGTCACTGAAAAATATGATCCTAAAGAAGAAGACAAATATGCCGCATTAGGAACTCAATTTCATCAGATTCAATGGTATCAAATATATGATTGGCTACAGTTTTTTGAAGAAGATCTATACATAGAAGAAGTTATGAGATACATGGAGGTTAATGAATTGAACAAAAGTAGAAAGTTTTCCCCTGTTGATATCAATGCATTGCAAAATTTATACAAGCTACAATCCATGCTGGACGATACATTAGGAGGAAAGCTGAAGCACTCATTTGAATTATTGTTTGGTAGGCCTATGCAATGGATTAACAGAGCAAAGCAATTGAGAGATTATAACAGATATGTATTATTTAGTGACCAAAGTGATTGGAAATTTGTTGGTTGCGGGTTCTGGTTTACAGATGATGAGTATCCTGATATTACGGTTTTCTTAGAAGTATCAGCAAATTGCAGAAACAAAGACAAACTAATAAAAGCGATTGAAAACTTCTGTCTTGAATATCCTAATTGGACATTTGAAGGTCCAGAGGATGAAAAGGATGAATTTATTGTTTATGTAGATCATTCACTACTAAATTTTTTATCTGAACCTGACCATATTGAGAGTGTACAAAATTATATAATTGAGAGATTAGAAGAATTACATACGCTTAAAGCCAAATTCCCTGAGTTAAAATGGGAAGCTAGAGGATAA
- a CDS encoding SMI1/KNR4 family protein: MKIEILNAIDEEFEMCPEAFGGPLNIEEINQAEEELKVKLPEDYKEFLLRYGSGAVGEAIILGLKEAEFVATPSFVEKSLYFRKALPKGYENFTAIGIDGAGNPVGFNSPNKEIITFDFNFGGKETIAESFEQYLEKAIREEINIHS, encoded by the coding sequence ATGAAGATAGAAATATTAAATGCTATTGATGAAGAGTTTGAAATGTGTCCTGAAGCTTTTGGAGGACCGCTTAACATTGAGGAAATAAACCAAGCGGAAGAAGAACTAAAAGTAAAATTGCCAGAGGATTATAAAGAATTCCTTTTGAGATATGGTTCTGGAGCAGTTGGAGAGGCTATTATTTTGGGATTGAAAGAGGCAGAGTTTGTTGCGACTCCATCATTTGTTGAGAAATCTCTATATTTTAGAAAAGCACTCCCTAAAGGGTATGAGAATTTTACTGCTATTGGTATAGACGGTGCAGGTAATCCAGTAGGCTTTAATTCTCCGAATAAAGAAATTATTACATTTGATTTTAATTTCGGTGGTAAAGAAACTATAGCAGAGAGTTTTGAGCAGTATTTAGAAAAAGCAATCCGTGAAGAAATAAATATACATTCTTAA
- a CDS encoding SMI1/KNR4 family protein: MEFKDGTIIYPLPDDSLLSEKEGKWRVILPDIYKHFIMKYSGGTPIENNFKCNNHEYMIDRFLCILKLTGERDVEYYDIGVVSTQLDERIVYDENLVGTELLPVAALYAGDFVCLDYRNNVEEPIVCVWNHEESSELNPVTYKVSDSFEEFLKMLTE, encoded by the coding sequence ATGGAATTTAAGGATGGAACAATAATTTATCCCTTACCAGATGATTCTTTACTTTCTGAAAAGGAAGGTAAATGGAGAGTGATACTACCAGATATTTATAAACATTTTATTATGAAATATAGTGGTGGAACTCCTATAGAGAATAATTTTAAGTGTAATAACCATGAATATATGATTGATAGGTTTTTATGTATATTAAAACTAACAGGGGAAAGAGATGTTGAGTATTACGATATAGGAGTAGTTAGTACTCAATTAGATGAAAGAATAGTTTATGATGAAAATTTAGTAGGCACTGAACTACTACCGGTAGCTGCTTTATATGCTGGTGACTTTGTTTGCTTAGATTATCGTAATAATGTTGAAGAGCCAATCGTATGCGTTTGGAATCATGAAGAGTCTTCAGAATTAAATCCTGTGACATATAAGGTAAGTGATAGCTTTGAAGAATTTCTAAAAATGTTAACAGAATAA
- a CDS encoding LXG domain-containing protein has product MGSKVYEAPTLKAATKERAQHYEELREQFVGLKKEFGKIVDDGQFQGHGAEAIKGFYQAQSDIVDAWLRFIDVNIEFFKSIPGYAEEANLAENSIVQVPFLEENVSQGLKSAKDRVADQQDSLQNIFNGINDLVSLTVFSKDPFDEQMDQADKKRTRTVETVNAIDQQLTQEYLGLQNLVEQVNELYSAMINATRQDENISPLYFNAEAYKTSSVFQMQSELKTQAAGYVKHKRSERMPSAMKQLSQEAKVYTLKKEKGFFTEIWDNVQSGSGSALDDTVDGLVNMVKNPGETFDGLKYAAAHPIKTGSAAWDQLSTSFNEEVIHGDAGSRAHYFSYMGTQLGVSVIGGKGIDKLSKVSKVDLAKGMGKVKKHTYVVNKKSTAYLEKFNLLFSKERLAADGFTIDLKDFDNVEEELMVLQASKVREVEGKGTGETTVKRQTPNQRKSEVIQHNFVKITSRTNIYNSKDIPSVRDGEFIRWFDNITIDELEIAWANPEVKKVISSRLRTPGKLHEWLMIARAPTFKRWGISAKQIQELRTPTKDVEFINPPGKHHRAPGSKRAHNEILEIIDTSLDYDTFVRRLQMWSHYRYKGGVEGLPGTLKK; this is encoded by the coding sequence ATGGGAAGCAAAGTTTATGAAGCACCAACCTTAAAAGCTGCAACCAAAGAGCGAGCCCAACATTATGAGGAGTTACGAGAACAGTTTGTTGGATTAAAAAAAGAGTTTGGTAAAATTGTAGATGACGGACAATTCCAAGGACATGGAGCAGAAGCGATCAAAGGCTTTTATCAAGCGCAAAGTGATATCGTAGACGCTTGGCTTCGATTCATAGATGTGAACATTGAGTTCTTCAAAAGTATTCCGGGTTATGCTGAAGAAGCTAATCTAGCCGAAAATTCAATCGTTCAAGTTCCGTTTCTTGAGGAAAATGTAAGTCAAGGATTAAAATCAGCAAAAGACAGAGTCGCTGATCAACAGGATTCTCTGCAGAACATCTTTAATGGAATCAATGATCTTGTATCATTAACTGTCTTTTCAAAAGATCCATTTGATGAGCAGATGGATCAAGCCGACAAGAAACGGACACGAACTGTCGAAACTGTGAATGCAATCGACCAGCAGCTCACTCAAGAATATCTTGGGCTACAGAACCTAGTAGAGCAAGTAAATGAACTGTACTCTGCAATGATAAACGCAACGCGTCAAGACGAGAATATTTCACCATTATACTTTAATGCAGAAGCTTATAAGACGAGCTCAGTGTTTCAGATGCAAAGCGAACTAAAAACGCAGGCAGCCGGTTATGTAAAGCATAAGAGATCAGAACGAATGCCGAGTGCGATGAAGCAACTATCTCAGGAAGCTAAAGTATATACATTAAAAAAAGAAAAAGGCTTTTTCACAGAAATTTGGGATAACGTTCAGAGTGGATCAGGTAGCGCTCTTGATGATACCGTAGACGGTCTAGTGAATATGGTGAAAAACCCAGGAGAAACTTTCGATGGATTAAAATATGCCGCAGCGCACCCCATCAAAACAGGAAGTGCGGCTTGGGATCAGCTATCCACATCATTTAACGAAGAAGTTATTCACGGAGATGCGGGCAGCCGGGCACACTACTTTTCCTATATGGGCACTCAATTAGGAGTTAGCGTCATAGGTGGAAAAGGGATTGATAAGCTCTCTAAAGTGTCAAAAGTAGATCTGGCTAAAGGCATGGGGAAAGTAAAGAAACACACGTATGTAGTGAACAAGAAATCCACTGCTTATCTTGAGAAATTTAATCTGCTATTTTCAAAAGAGAGATTGGCTGCAGATGGCTTTACTATTGATTTGAAAGATTTTGATAATGTTGAAGAAGAATTGATGGTTTTGCAGGCTTCTAAGGTGAGAGAGGTTGAGGGTAAGGGTACGGGTGAAACTACAGTAAAAAGACAAACTCCAAATCAAAGAAAATCGGAGGTTATTCAACATAATTTTGTTAAAATTACATCTCGTACTAATATTTATAACTCAAAAGATATTCCTAGTGTAAGAGATGGTGAGTTTATTAGGTGGTTTGACAATATAACTATAGATGAATTAGAGATAGCGTGGGCTAATCCTGAAGTTAAAAAAGTAATTTCTTCAAGATTGAGAACGCCTGGGAAATTACATGAATGGTTAATGATTGCAAGAGCACCTACTTTTAAAAGATGGGGGATAAGTGCTAAACAAATCCAAGAATTGAGAACACCAACAAAAGATGTTGAGTTTATTAATCCACCAGGGAAACATCATCGTGCGCCGGGTTCTAAGCGAGCGCATAATGAAATATTAGAGATAATAGACACATCACTTGACTATGATACATTTGTAAGAAGGTTACAGATGTGGTCTCATTATAGATACAAGGGTGGAGTAGAAGGATTACCAGGTACTCTAAAAAAATGA
- a CDS encoding immunity 22 family protein — MSVLSMEKQGIVSIWLGNVNKSHLEEYVNLTNDEDGESFPSKFFVDFNIDMDDRDEDFIEKEMITRGS, encoded by the coding sequence ATGAGTGTGTTATCTATGGAAAAGCAAGGAATCGTCTCAATATGGTTAGGTAATGTTAATAAAAGCCATTTAGAGGAGTACGTCAATTTAACAAATGATGAAGATGGAGAGTCTTTCCCTTCAAAATTTTTCGTGGATTTTAATATTGATATGGATGATAGAGATGAGGATTTTATTGAAAAAGAAATGATTACAAGGGGATCGTAG
- a CDS encoding transposase, translating into MNDIFVKSLYESIIKENLRIYKDLYETTNVTSSTDDYWKITIGFYDSLTDENKHTLMKIIEQTMINTISNVLGVIDGSSTLKDCSLEPKLLLDSIDTEGELQDLFLEFIEERDSNI; encoded by the coding sequence ATGAATGATATTTTTGTTAAATCACTTTATGAATCTATCATTAAGGAGAACCTTCGAATATACAAAGACTTGTATGAAACAACGAATGTTACTTCTAGTACAGATGATTATTGGAAAATAACTATTGGTTTTTACGATAGTTTAACTGACGAAAATAAACATACATTAATGAAGATAATTGAACAAACTATGATTAATACTATTTCAAACGTGCTAGGAGTAATTGATGGAAGTTCAACTTTAAAAGATTGTTCGTTAGAACCAAAATTACTTCTCGATTCTATTGATACGGAAGGAGAATTGCAAGATTTGTTTTTAGAATTCATAGAAGAAAGAGATAGTAACATCTAA
- a CDS encoding DUF2004 domain-containing protein — MIINDEVFGELKYNYGWSRYINIEFCGKEAEIALMVKGEEDGKFDQEQYIAYKSLVQNWGKLQLSFLQSILDYYKQERQELGYDIEVNENYPPIETTNQMEEMITLVGIVVPYGDIYEERDIGVTFDCTWDTENGLGLRLLNEKVTKVGYQDVAI; from the coding sequence ATGATAATTAATGATGAGGTATTTGGGGAGTTAAAATATAATTATGGTTGGAGTAGGTATATTAACATTGAATTTTGTGGGAAAGAAGCCGAAATAGCATTAATGGTTAAAGGTGAAGAAGACGGAAAGTTTGATCAAGAACAATATATCGCTTACAAATCATTAGTACAAAATTGGGGTAAATTACAGCTAAGTTTTTTACAATCAATATTAGATTATTACAAACAAGAGCGTCAAGAACTAGGATATGATATTGAAGTTAATGAAAATTATCCGCCAATCGAAACAACTAATCAAATGGAAGAGATGATAACTTTAGTAGGAATTGTAGTACCTTATGGCGATATTTATGAGGAGAGAGATATTGGGGTAACCTTTGATTGTACATGGGACACAGAAAATGGACTAGGACTTCGTCTATTAAATGAGAAAGTAACTAAAGTAGGTTACCAGGATGTCGCAATTTAG
- a CDS encoding ribulokinase: protein MSGYSIGIDFGTESGRVLVVEVNTGTIKAVSTVPYKHGVMVDVLPTDQSVQIPPDFALQHPQDYLDVLYHGIPAVMKEANIQHQEVKGIGIDFTSSTFICVDENLDPICSLKEYENNPHAWVKLWKHHGPKEEAQALLDKALSEKSEWLRKYGFTVSTEWFIPKCLETINHAPDVYEATDYMLEAGDWIVAKLTGEVVRSNCSLGFKAFWSEEEGFPQKFFEELNPSLGQMVHTKLQGKIGKVGQRAGGLTEEMANSLGLPQGLPVGVSIIDAHSALLGVGASNSNQLTMVMGTSTCHMTLNEEFIQVPGISGVVKDGILPGFYAYEAGQSAVGDLFGWYVKQAPASYLEEAKKQNLSLFTYLEALANQKEPGETGLIALDWHNGNRSVLSDSNLTGTLIGLTLQTKPEDIYRAYLEATAFGSKIIIDNFESWGIAIDRVYACGGLPQKNELLMQIYADGLNREIHVSSTDHASGIGAAMLGAAAGGMELEEVVQSMKQPFLKTYYPKPKHVEKYEALFELYKEIHDEFGYKRPHVMKRLKQLTLK, encoded by the coding sequence ATGTCCGGTTATTCAATAGGTATTGATTTTGGCACAGAATCTGGACGAGTGCTCGTGGTTGAGGTTAATACTGGAACCATAAAAGCCGTAAGTACAGTTCCCTATAAACATGGGGTCATGGTTGATGTCCTCCCAACCGACCAGAGTGTTCAGATTCCTCCCGATTTTGCTCTGCAGCATCCTCAAGATTATCTCGATGTGTTATATCATGGCATTCCTGCTGTTATGAAAGAAGCTAACATCCAACACCAAGAAGTAAAAGGAATAGGAATTGATTTTACTTCTTCTACTTTTATCTGTGTGGATGAAAATCTCGATCCCATATGTTCATTAAAAGAATATGAAAATAATCCTCACGCGTGGGTAAAACTTTGGAAACATCACGGCCCAAAAGAAGAAGCGCAAGCGTTGTTGGATAAAGCCTTATCTGAAAAAAGTGAATGGCTGAGAAAGTACGGGTTTACAGTCTCAACAGAGTGGTTTATTCCGAAATGTCTTGAGACGATTAACCATGCACCTGATGTATATGAAGCTACCGACTACATGTTAGAAGCGGGAGATTGGATCGTTGCAAAGCTGACTGGTGAAGTGGTGAGAAGCAATTGTTCGCTTGGATTTAAAGCCTTTTGGAGTGAGGAAGAAGGCTTTCCCCAAAAGTTCTTTGAAGAATTAAATCCTTCTTTAGGGCAGATGGTCCATACAAAGTTACAAGGAAAGATAGGCAAGGTTGGTCAACGAGCGGGCGGTCTAACAGAAGAGATGGCGAACTCATTAGGATTACCCCAAGGGTTACCTGTTGGAGTCTCAATCATTGATGCTCATTCTGCTCTCCTTGGTGTTGGTGCATCAAATTCTAATCAACTCACGATGGTGATGGGAACATCAACGTGTCATATGACGTTAAATGAGGAGTTTATTCAAGTGCCGGGCATCTCAGGAGTAGTGAAAGATGGTATCCTGCCTGGCTTTTACGCTTATGAGGCAGGTCAATCAGCAGTTGGTGATCTCTTTGGATGGTATGTAAAACAAGCTCCAGCTTCTTATTTAGAGGAAGCGAAGAAACAAAATCTATCTTTATTTACTTATCTTGAAGCCCTGGCGAATCAGAAGGAACCGGGGGAAACTGGCTTGATTGCATTAGACTGGCATAATGGAAATCGATCTGTTTTATCTGACTCTAACTTAACTGGCACTTTAATTGGCCTTACGTTGCAAACAAAGCCAGAGGATATTTACCGAGCATATCTTGAAGCTACAGCGTTTGGATCAAAGATTATTATTGATAACTTCGAGTCATGGGGTATTGCGATTGACCGTGTATATGCGTGCGGTGGGCTGCCACAAAAGAACGAACTGCTCATGCAGATCTACGCCGATGGCCTTAACCGAGAGATTCACGTGTCTTCCACTGACCATGCTTCCGGAATCGGCGCAGCCATGCTTGGTGCCGCTGCAGGAGGAATGGAGTTAGAGGAAGTTGTGCAATCTATGAAACAACCTTTTCTAAAAACGTACTATCCAAAGCCGAAGCATGTTGAAAAATACGAGGCTTTATTTGAACTGTACAAAGAGATTCATGACGAATTCGGCTACAAGCGCCCTCATGTAATGAAACGGTTAAAGCAGCTGACTTTAAAATAA
- a CDS encoding immunity 22 family protein, with amino-acid sequence MEYSGMASVWFGVSKSFKNLEEYVDIEYTEDGDSIDSKFGTNFEFGYYDEDNIEICFYENPKNNVDDILNDFSYSELIIPKIKELINGDKLAYSINSVIVLYDFQYNEAKSGDESENIEIKFIGTVPYE; translated from the coding sequence ATGGAATATAGTGGAATGGCTTCAGTGTGGTTTGGAGTTTCTAAATCGTTTAAAAATCTTGAGGAGTATGTTGATATAGAATATACGGAAGATGGAGATTCAATAGACTCAAAGTTTGGAACAAACTTTGAATTTGGTTATTATGATGAAGATAACATTGAAATTTGTTTTTATGAAAATCCTAAAAATAATGTAGACGATATTTTAAATGATTTTTCTTATAGCGAACTAATTATCCCAAAAATAAAAGAGTTAATAAATGGCGATAAATTAGCATATAGTATTAATTCTGTTATTGTACTCTATGATTTTCAATACAATGAAGCGAAAAGTGGAGATGAATCCGAAAATATAGAAATTAAATTCATTGGTACTGTACCATACGAATAG
- a CDS encoding trypsin-like peptidase domain-containing protein — protein sequence MKKIFMTSMMVMVVLVTGLSLAYFLYTKFPPGQAQPTITEVKTQTITKEVKVPVEVPTNEKSNLKSIIKATQDKVVQIETSNSQGSGFLYNNKGDIVTNAHVVGYEVDVTIRMSNQQTYQGQVIGRSDHTDVALIRVPELAHTTPLKVKQQKSETGDDVVALGSPLGLQNTVTVGIISGLDRSFQLDPYYYENMYQITAPISPGNSGGPIVSGIDGSVLGINSVKYVKENNIGFSIPMYSVLPTLQEWSRNPMKLTPYEEDYQYDYEVPEYDGDLSEEYEEYNEEDSYEEYGTDEDADIYEDYSEGPYEDEYNGEGFDSSLDLTFENAENMVYTYYDYVNAGEYSLAYDLIGGNWKASSPSLEEFTEGYAQTLSTYITNSYVTDNGDGTFQVEITLEAQEYVNDGEQTSIYQVSYMVGIEDDVPKLLSGEVVE from the coding sequence ATGAAAAAGATATTTATGACTTCCATGATGGTAATGGTTGTTCTTGTAACGGGGTTATCGCTCGCCTACTTTTTGTATACAAAATTCCCACCAGGTCAAGCGCAACCTACAATAACTGAAGTAAAAACACAAACCATAACCAAAGAAGTAAAAGTACCGGTAGAAGTCCCGACAAATGAAAAATCAAATTTAAAATCTATTATTAAAGCTACCCAAGACAAAGTAGTGCAGATTGAAACATCAAACAGCCAAGGTTCGGGTTTTCTCTATAACAACAAAGGTGATATCGTAACGAACGCACATGTTGTTGGATATGAAGTGGATGTTACGATCCGGATGAGCAACCAGCAAACGTACCAAGGGCAAGTCATCGGACGCAGTGACCATACGGATGTTGCCCTAATTCGAGTTCCAGAGCTAGCCCATACAACACCTCTAAAAGTTAAACAACAAAAATCAGAAACAGGTGACGACGTCGTTGCATTAGGAAGTCCCCTCGGACTACAAAACACCGTAACAGTGGGTATCATCAGTGGTTTAGACCGGTCTTTTCAATTAGATCCTTACTATTATGAAAATATGTATCAGATTACAGCACCAATTTCGCCTGGTAACAGCGGAGGACCCATCGTTAGTGGTATAGACGGTTCAGTGCTTGGAATCAACTCTGTAAAGTATGTAAAAGAAAATAATATTGGCTTTAGTATTCCTATGTACTCTGTTCTTCCTACTCTACAAGAATGGTCGAGAAATCCGATGAAGCTTACTCCATACGAAGAAGACTATCAATACGATTACGAAGTTCCTGAATATGATGGTGACCTCTCAGAAGAATATGAAGAGTATAACGAAGAGGATTCCTATGAGGAGTATGGTACAGATGAGGATGCAGACATATATGAGGACTATAGCGAAGGGCCTTATGAAGATGAATATAATGGAGAAGGCTTTGATTCTTCTTTAGACTTAACATTTGAAAATGCTGAAAATATGGTCTATACCTACTATGATTATGTAAATGCAGGAGAATACAGCCTAGCTTACGATCTGATCGGTGGTAACTGGAAAGCATCCTCTCCTTCATTAGAAGAGTTCACGGAAGGTTATGCTCAAACCTTGAGCACATATATCACCAATTCATATGTAACAGATAACGGAGACGGTACTTTCCAGGTTGAGATTACGTTAGAAGCCCAAGAGTATGTAAACGATGGTGAGCAAACTTCGATTTATCAAGTGAGTTATATGGTTGGTATAGAAGATGATGTGCCTAAATTGTTGAGTGGAGAAGTAGTAGAATAA
- a CDS encoding contact-dependent growth inhibition system immunity protein produces the protein MEETYEHYLEQLEDFLGGTFHQDISSPNHALDEFINEVSKECLLSTIKDCEEFLNSSLTNQEKENIIQHNTDIYFPTIKLTPLQWLINSVEQMKEGIR, from the coding sequence ATGGAAGAAACTTATGAGCATTATTTAGAGCAGTTAGAAGATTTTTTAGGAGGAACATTTCATCAAGATATTAGTTCTCCAAATCATGCATTAGATGAGTTTATTAACGAAGTTAGCAAAGAATGTCTGCTGTCCACAATAAAGGATTGTGAGGAGTTCTTGAATAGTAGTTTAACAAATCAGGAGAAAGAGAATATTATTCAACATAATACCGATATTTATTTTCCGACAATTAAATTAACACCTTTACAGTGGTTAATTAATTCTGTAGAACAAATGAAAGAAGGAATAAGATAA
- a CDS encoding SMI1/KNR4 family protein: MDIAPNKGFKEDDLILFSEKIGYDLPNDYIEFLRYHNGGHLKNSISKYYNKGYQKFILTSLFGLGVEEDLIDQYEVYKNRIPETCIPIGRDAGGNIICLDLSENKYDHIYFWNHEEETNYEYKEINVEDLYIIAESFNKFINSIESDNIREPVKVEYKVNKVWVDQDFLKELDN, translated from the coding sequence ATGGATATTGCTCCGAATAAAGGATTTAAAGAAGATGATCTCATTTTATTTTCAGAGAAGATTGGATATGATTTACCAAATGATTATATTGAATTTTTGCGATACCACAATGGTGGCCACCTTAAAAATAGTATAAGTAAGTATTATAATAAGGGATATCAAAAATTTATATTAACATCCCTTTTTGGATTAGGTGTTGAGGAAGATTTAATAGATCAATATGAAGTATATAAAAATAGAATCCCTGAAACCTGTATCCCAATCGGAAGAGATGCAGGTGGAAATATAATATGCTTAGATTTATCTGAAAATAAATACGACCATATTTATTTTTGGAATCATGAAGAAGAAACAAACTATGAATATAAAGAAATAAACGTAGAAGATTTGTATATAATTGCAGAATCCTTTAACAAATTTATAAATTCAATTGAGAGTGACAATATTAGGGAACCTGTTAAAGTAGAGTATAAAGTAAATAAAGTATGGGTTGATCAAGACTTTTTAAAAGAGCTAGATAACTAA
- a CDS encoding SMI1/KNR4 family protein — MDDRIIKMIENYGEVDDFFGEVSEEYIYKAEEKLRVKFPQIYRDFIKKYGSGGICGVELEGIQGNFGASVVDATERWRKLGLGMNLIVLEDSGEFARCMYCADINEDRVFSLERGRTDLHPRYNTFNDYVIDIFQEGIDNWKKTRRLF, encoded by the coding sequence ATGGACGATAGAATTATTAAGATGATTGAAAATTATGGTGAAGTAGATGATTTTTTTGGAGAAGTATCAGAAGAATATATTTATAAGGCTGAAGAAAAACTAAGAGTTAAATTTCCTCAAATTTATCGCGATTTTATAAAAAAATATGGTTCAGGAGGTATATGTGGAGTTGAACTTGAGGGTATTCAGGGTAATTTTGGAGCATCTGTAGTTGATGCAACAGAGAGATGGAGAAAATTAGGGTTAGGCATGAACCTAATTGTATTAGAGGACTCTGGAGAATTTGCTAGATGTATGTATTGTGCAGATATTAATGAAGACAGAGTATTTAGTTTGGAAAGGGGCAGGACAGATCTACACCCAAGATATAATACATTTAATGACTATGTAATAGACATATTTCAAGAGGGAATTGATAACTGGAAAAAAACAAGGAGATTATTCTAG